In Paenibacillus stellifer, the DNA window GGAGACGACTGGCGCCGCAGGGATGGCGAGGGTGACAGGGATGTTGGAGATAACAGAGACGACAGACATGCCGGGAATGACAGGGATAAGACATCGGCCGCGTGATTGACAGCACAGCGCCGCCGGCAAGATCCCCGGCGGCGCTTATAGTGAAGCCATACAATGCAGCTAGGCTACACGCCCAGCCAGCGCTTGAACATATGCTTCGTCGTCTGCTTGTTGATCTCCGCGATGGAGGTCGTCAGCGGGATGCCCTTCGGGCAGGCGCGGACGCAGTTCTGCGAGTTGCCGCAGCCCTCGATGCCGCCGTCCGTCATCACCGCCTCCAGGCGTTCGTCGGCGTTCATTTCCCCCGTCGGATGTGCGTTGAATAACCGCACCTGGGAGATGGCCGCCGGACCGATGAAGTCGGTCTTCGCGTTGACGTTCGGACAGGCTTCGAGGCAGACGCCGCAGGTCATGCACTTCGACAGCTCATAGGCCCACTGCCGTTTCTTCTCGGCCATCCGCGGTCCGGGACCGAGATCGTAGGTGCCGTCGATCGGTATCCAGGCCTTGACCTTCTTGAGCGCGGTAAACATCCGGCTCCGGTCGATGACCAGGTCGCGCACAACCGGGAAGGTCGCCATGGGCTGGACGCGGATCGGCTGTTCCAGATTGTCGATCAGCGCGGCGCAGGCTTGCCGGGGCTTGCCGTTGATGACCATGGAGCAGGCGCCGCACACTTCCTCCAGGCAGTTCGATTCCCAGCATACCGGTACGGTGTGCTCGCCCTTCGAATTGACCGGATTGCGCTGGATCTCCATCAGGGCGCTGATCACGTTCATGCCCGGACGATAGGGGAGCTCAAATTCCTCTGCATACGGAGCACTGTTCTGGTCGTCCTGGCGGGTGATGATGAATCTCACTTGTTTGGGAGCCGCCGCCGATTGCGCCATGTTAATCCCTCCTGAAAGTTTTGATAGGATTACTTCGTTGATTCACTTCGTCAAAACTTGCTTCGAACGCGAGCCTATTTATCCTTCGAATAATCGCGCACCCGGGGCGGGATCAGCGATACGTCGACGTCCTCGTACGTAATCTGCGGACCGTCCGGCGTCCAGGCCGCCTTCGTCGTCTTCAGGAACTCCTCGTCATTGCGGCTCGGAAACTCGGGCTTGTAGTGCGCGCCCCGGCTTTCGTTCCGCAGCAGCGCACCCTTCGTCATCGCCTCCGCCAGCTCCAGCATGTTCCACAGCTGCCGGGTGAACGCCGCACCCTGATTATTCCAGCGCGAAGTATCGTTCATGTTGATCTGGCGGTAGCGCTCCTTCAGCTCTCTGATTTTGCCGATAGTCGCCTCCAGCTTCGGGTTGTGGCGCACCACGGTCATGTTGGCCGTCATCCACTCGCCAAGCTCCTTGTGAATCACATAGGCGTTCTCCGTACCGGTCATTTTCAGGAGGTTGTCGTACTTGTCCTGCTGGGCGCGGCTTGCGCTGTCAAATACGGATGAGGACACATCCTGTGCTGATCTTTTCAGACCCTTGATATATTCAACGGCCTTCGGACCCGAGACCATCCCGCCAAAAATCGCCGACACCAGCGAGTTCGCGCCCAACCGGTTCGCGCCGTGATACTGGTATTCGCATTCCCCGGCGGCGAAGAGCCCCGGAATGTTCGTCATCTGGTTATAGTCGACCCACATGCCGCCCATAGAGTAATGGACTGCCGGGAAGATTTTCATCGGAATTTTGCGGGGATCGTCGCCCATGAACTTCTCATAGATTTCGATTATGCCGCCGAGCTTGACGTCCAGCTCCTTCGGGTCCTTATGCGACAGATCGAGATAGACCATATTCTCGCCGTTAATTCCGAGGCCCTGGTCGACGCAGACATTGAAGATTTCACGGGTCGCAATGTCGCGCGGCACCAGGTTGCCGTAGGCGGGGTATTTTTCCTCAAGGAAGTACCAGGGCTTGCCGTCCTTGTAGGTCCAGATGCGCCCTCCCTCGCCCCGGGCCGATTCACTCATGAGGCGCAGCTTGTCGTCGCCGGGTATGGCCGTCGGATGGATCTGGATGAACTCGCCGTTGGCGTAATGAACGCCCTGCTGGTACACCGCGCTTGCCGCCGTGCCTGTATTGATCACCGAATTGGTCGTCTTGCCGAAAATAATGCCAGGCCCCCCGGTCGCCAGAATCACCGCATCCGCCGGGAACGTCTCGATCGCCATCGACCGGAGATCCTGCGCGCAGATGCCGCGGCACACGCCCTCGTCATCCAGCACGACGGACAGAAATTCCCAGTTCTCGCGCTTCGTTACGAAGCCTTCGACCTCCCAGCGCCGCACCTGCTCATCGAGCGCATACAGCAGCTGCTGGCCGGTCGTCGCGCCTGCGAACGCCGTACGGTGATGCTTCGTGCCGCCGAAACGGCGGAAGTCCAGAAGGCCCTCCGGCGTGCGGTTGAACATAACGCCCATCCGGTCCATGAGATGGATGATGCCCGGTGCGGCTTCGCACATGGCCTTGACCGGAGGCTGGTTGGCGAGGAAGTCGCCGCCGTACACCGTGTCGTCAAAATGCACCCAGGGAGAGTCCCCCTCCCCCTTCGTGTTAACGGCGCCGTTGATGCCGCCCTGGGCGCATACGGAGTGCGAGCGCTTGACCGGAACCAGCGAGAATAGATGCACATGTACGCCGGCTTCCGCCGCCTTGATGGTTGCCATCAGGCCGGCGAGGCCGCCGCCAACGATAATGATATCGGCTGTTGCCATGATTGGTTCACTCCCTTGGTTGACATTTGATGCCGCTTGCGCTGTGTCTATGGTGACGGGATGCCTCGGAAGGCCTCGGTCAGGCTGTGCCGGCTTCGGTGCTTCCATAGCTGTTCCGTTATTGTGGACACTTTTTCACAGACTAGATAACGGTTCTTACGATTTGGAAGGCAGTCTCGGCGGTCTTGAATTCGCTGCTCCGGAACGTCACGAGAGAGATCAGGAACATCGCGGTCACCACCACGAACAGCCCCAGGCAGATGTAGGAAGACACCCGCTGGGAACGGGGACCGACCGTAACGCCCCAGCTGACGAGGAAGGACCAGAGACCGTTGGCAAAATGGAAGCAGGCGGCGACAACCCCGACAATGTAAAAAATTAGCCAGCCCGGACTGTTCACAATATCGTGCATAACGCCTCCCAGCTCCTCATGCGTCACATTGCCCAGTGCCACCTGCACCCGCGTCTCGAAGAGATGCCAGATGATGAAGATGAAGGTGAGCACGCCGGTGATCCGCTGGAGCGTATAGCGCCAATTCCGTTCCAGGTTGAAGCGGTTCACGTTCGGCTTCGACTGGTAAGCGATATACAGACCATATACCCCGTGGTACAGCAGGGGAAGCCAGATCAAAAAAATCTCCAGGAAGAGGACAAGCGGCAGGCTGTTCAGCCACAGCACACTGTCCTTGAAGCCGGATGCTCCCCCCTCCACCGCCGAAAAATTCGTCAGCATATGCTCGATGAAGAAGAAGGCGAGCGGGATGACGCCGAGCAGGGAGTGAATCTTTCTGGAATAAAAGCCTCTCATCATTGCGGGGTCCCCTTTCCGATAAAAGAGCGTTTTCATTAATCAGCATACACCTGAGGACCAGGGGTTGAAACATGGATTCAAACGGCTGCCGCCGCCGGAAAATCACGCGTTTTCGCGCTCCTCCCGCTCCTGGCAAGGCTTAGCATCGATTTTCACAAATTGTGAATATCTTGTGTCACTTTGTATGTTACTCTTTTTTCGCTTATAAGGGAATTGCAAACTGATTATTAATCGTTATACTATTAACGCATAAGGAGAAGCTGACAAAATCTGTCTCAATCTCGAAAAACATAGATTCCGGCGGCGATAGGAGTGACAGTGATGTTTGACGATTTCGATATTTTTGCGGCAGTGGTCGAGCAATCAAGTTTGAACAGGGCGTCCCGTCAACTAAATTTGTCACAGCCCGCCCTGTCACGTAAAATCTCCAAGCTGGAGGAGCGTCTGGGAGTCCCTTTGTTCAACCGGTTCGGCAAAAGGCTGGAGCTGACCGAGGTCGGACGTCTCGCTTATACCTATGCTCTGGAGCAGCGCCAGCATCGCGCCAAATTTCTGGAGGCCATCTCCAAATTCAAACAGGGCGAGCCGCTGTCAGTGACGATGGGGGCGAGTCTAACGACTCTGCAGACGACGCTGCCGCCGCTCGTAAACGCATACATGGAACAATACCCGGCGGCGGAGCTGAAGCTCATCACCGGCAAAACGCATGAAATCGTCACCTCGGTCCGCGAAGGACGCTCCGAGGTCGGCATCATCGCCTCCGCCACGGACGAAGCGGGCATGCGCTGCGTGCCGCTGTTCGAGGACCGGCTGCGGCTGGTCGTCGCCGGACATCATCCGCTCGCCCAACTGCCGAGGCTTGAGATGGAGCATCTGACCGGCCAGCCGATGGTTCTCTTCTCCAAGGGCAGCTGGTACCGCCGGATGACCGACGACCTGTTCCAGCGCAGCGGGGTCCAGCCCGACATCCGCATGGAGATCGACTCCTTCGAGGCGATCATCCGGCTTCTGCCGACGATCAAGGCGGCTGCGCTGCTCCCGAATTCCTATCTGCGGCCGGAGCTGCTGGCCGGAGGAGGACTCGCTTCGCTGCATATCCGGGAGCTCGAAATGACCAAGCGGACGACCTGCATGATTTACCGCGAACCGGGCGATTTAAGCCCGGCGGCGCGCAGTCTGATCCGGGTTACCGAAGGGGTGTTCCAGGGCGGGCTGCCCCCTGTCCCGTAAAAATGCCGCTTGACTCGGCAGCCCGTCCTGATGTAAGGTTAATACCAATTTCATCGATCAGGCTTTGACCAGAGACATGATTCCTTTTACGAGCCGCCAGAGAGAGAAGCGAGTGCTGAGAGCTTCTTCGGCAACCGGATGCGGAATTACCCCTTTGCAGCCGCTTCGCGGAACCTTGGCATGACGCTGATTTCAGCGCTCATCTTGGCAGTATGCGCAGCCGATTCATTCCCGTTACCGGATGCTATGAGGACTTGCGCATGACAAGGCGTCCCGGAACTTCCGGAGCTTTGACTTTGGGTGCTGCAGGTCAAATCAGGGTGGAACCACGGGCTTAAACGCACTCGTCCCTTACAGGACGGGCTGCGTTTTTTTTGCGTCCGCAGGTTATCGTCAGGCCGGCTGATCATGAAATTATCGTTAGTCCAATCGAACAACGAGAGACTGAACAACGAAAGACCAAATTTTCGGGAAATGGAGGCTATGCAGATGGAGATCAACGTAAAATTACCAGATGGCGCAGTAAGGAGGTACCCGGTCGGCACGACAATTATGCAAGTGGCGGAATCACTCGGCACGGGAATACGAAAGCGGACAGTGGCGGGCACAGTGAACGGGCGGACGGTTGATTTAAGCGAGACGCTCCAGTCTGATTGCCTCCTGACCCTGGTTATGGCGGACAGCCCCGAAGGTGTAGAAATCACCCGGCACAGCACCGCCCATATTATGGCACAAGCGCTCAAACGGCTGTTCGGCGGCAGCGCCGTCAAGCTGGGCATCGGTCCCGTCATCTCGGACGGATTCTATTACGATGTCGAGCTCGACCGTTCCTTAAGTGTTGACGAGTTATCCGCAATCGAGCGGGAAATGGAGAGCATTATCCGCGAGAATCTGCCCATCATGCGGCGGGAGGTCTCACGGGAGGAAGCTCTGTCGATATTCGGGGAGCTGAAGGAGCCGCTGAAGCTGGAGCTGATCGCCGATCTTCCGCAGGATGCCATCATCAGCCTTTACTCCCAAGGGGAATTCACCGACCTATGCCGTGGCCCCCATCTTCCAAGCACAGGGCGTGTCAAGGCGTTCAAGCTGCTGAGCGTGGCGGGAGCCTATTGGCGGGGAGATTCCGCTAGACCGATGCTGCAGCGCATCTACGGAACTGCTTTTCCGGATAAAAAGCTGCTGGAGGAGCATCTCCGCTATCTGGAAGAGGCGAAGAAGCACGATCACCGCAAGCTCGGCAAAGAGCTCGGGCTGTTCATGTTCTCCGAGGAGGCGCCGGGGATGCCGTTCTACCTCAAGGGCGGCATGACGATCCGGAACGAGCTGGAGAATTTCGCCCGGGAGCTGCAGTTCCAGCGGGGCTATGACGAAGTCCGCACCCCCCTCATGATGAACAACCGGCTCTGGGAGCAATCCGGACACTGGGATCATTACAAGGACAATATGTATTTTACCAATGTGGACGACAGCAAGTACGCGCTGAAGCCGATGAACTGTCCGGGCCATATGCTGATTTACAAAAACGAGCTGCACTCCTACAGGGAACTGCCGATCCGGCTGGCCGAATTCGGCCAGGTGCACCGGCATGAGCTGTCGGGAGCGCTTGGCGGAATGATGCGGGTCCGCACCTTCTGCCAGGACGACGCGCACTTGTTCGTCCTGCCGGAGCAGATCGAGGCGGAAATCGGCCGCGTCATGGAGCTTATCGATCATGTGTACCGTGTCTTCGGCTTCGAATACACGGTGGAATTGTCCACCCGGCCGGAGGATTCTCTCGGCTCGGATGAGCTCTGGAACGAAGCGGAGTCCGCCCTGCGGAACACTCTCGACCGCAGCGGTCTGCCCTACCGCCTGAACGAAGGCGACGGTGCATTCTACGGTCCGAAGATTGACTATCACATTCTGGACGCCCTGAAACGGAGCTGGCAGTGCGGAACGATCCAGCTTGATTTCCAGATGCCGGAGAAATTCGACCTGCATTATGTAGGGGAAGACGGCCGAAAGCACCGGCCGGTGGTCATACACCGGGCCGTGTACGGCTCCATCGACCGGTTCATGGGCATCCTGACCGAGCATTACGCCGGGGCGTTCCCGCTCTGGCTGGCGCCGGTACAGGCGCGGGTCCTGCCGGTCTCGGACGCCTCGGCTGCCTACGCCGCCGAAGTGAAGCAGCGGCTCGAAGCCGCCGGCATCCGGGCCGAAGCGGACCTGCGGCCGGAGAAGCTGGGCTACAAAATCCGGGAAGCCCAGCTGCTGAGAACGCCCTATATGCTCATTGTCGGAGAGAATGAGCAGGCCTCCGGCTCCGTGTCGGTACGGACACGGAGCGGGGGCGACGCCGGCATAAGTCCTGTGCCGGAGCTGATCGCGCGGCTGCAGGAGGAAGTCGCCGCCAAGCGGTAAGGGTAGCGGCGATTGGGTCAAGCGCTTCAGATATCGGCTGGGGCAAGCGGTTAAGGCACGGATGCTGCGCCTTCCAGCTTCAGCCAAACAAGGGCATATCACGCGAAGCCGGTAGCCTGACCAGATCAAATCTCAGTCAGAATAAACCATTGCCTCAACGGACTCAGCGCTTCGGCAGCACCGCCCGCGGCTCACGCCGCCGGGCACTTGTATCCGAATATGACACTGGCGCCTCAGGGCGCCTCTTCAACATCGACCGCTTCCTCTTCGAAGCGGTCGATGCTCTCGTTGGAGCCGATCACGACCATGATGTCTCCGGCGTACAGATAATCATGCGCGGTAGGCGCGACGATTACGCCTTCCTCACCCTTGCGGTTGAGGGCGATGATGCTGCAGCCGTATTTGCCCCGGGTGTTGATCGCGGCAAGGCTTTTTCCGTCCATGCAGGAAGGAACGGTCAGCTCGACAATCCGGTAATCCTTGGACAGCTCGATATAATCGAGCAGATGCGGCGTGACAAGCTGATGCGCCACCCGGACGCCCATATCCCGCTCGGGGAAGATCACCCGATCCACCCCAAGTCTCTCCAGCGCGCGGCCGTGCAGAATGCTGATCGCCTTGGCCACCACCATCTTGACGCCTAGCTCCTTGAGCAGAATGGCGGTCAAGATGCTGCGCTCCATATCGTCGCCGATCGCCACAATGCCGCAGTCCAGATTGCGGACGCCGAGTGAGCGCATTACGCTCTCATCGGTGGCGTCCGCCATTACGGCATGCGTGAGCCGGTCGTTCAATTCCTCCACCCGCTCTTCGTTATGGTCGATTCCGAGCACTTCATAACCCATCTCCATAAGCTCGAGCGCCAGACTGGAGCCAAAACGGCCAAGGCCGATTACGACAAACTGCTGTGCTTTCATGTTCTATCCCCTTATCCGATAATCATTTTTCCTTCCGGGTAGCGGTACAGGGGCTTGCCTTGCTTCGGCCCAAGCGCATACGCCAGTGTCAGCACACCAAGCCGGCCTGCGAACATCGTCAGTGCAATGAGAACCTTGCCCGCCCCGGATAGCTCCGGGGTCACGCCAAGACTGAGGCCGACCGTGGCAAAGGCAGAGGTCGTCTCGAACAGGAGATCCAGGAACGGCATCTCCTCCGTAGTGGACAGCAGCATGGTGACGGTTCCGATCAGCAGCAGCGCGAGCACGGTAATCGTCAGCGCCTTGAAGACCCGCTCCTGGCTGAGCCGGTAGCGGAACAGCACGATATCGTCGCGTCCGCGCAGCATGGCAATTACCGCGCCCAGCATGATCGTAAAGGTCGTGGTCTTGATGCCGCCTCCCGTAGAACCGGGAGAAGCCCCGATGAACATTAAGATGATGATGAAGAACTGGGAGGCCTGGCGGAGTCCCGTCAAATCCAGCGTATTCGCGCCGGCTGTACGGGGCGTGACGGATTGAAAGAGCGCTCCCCAGACTTTGCCTCCGAAATTCAGCGACCCGAGCGTCCGCGTGTTCGTGAATTCGAAGACGAACAGCACGAGCGCTCCGATTCCGATCAGCGCCGCCGTCGAGGTCAGCACCACCTTAGTATGCAGGGAGAGCCGCCGTCCCCGCCGGTAACCGATCAGGTCCGACATGACGATAAAGCCGATCCCGCCCGACACGATCAGGAACATGACGACCACGTTGACGACCGGATCGGATGTATAGCCGGTAAGGCTCCGGTAGTTCCCGAACAAATCAAAGCCTGCGTTATTGAACATGGAGACGGCATGAAACAGCCCGAAGAACATCGCGCGCCCAAAAGGCATGTCGAACGCCCAACGGATCGTAAGCAGGATGGCCGCTCCGCCTTCGATAACCAGCGAATAGATCAGCACGCTGCGGATGAGCCGGACAATCCCTTCCATGGAGCTCTGATTCATCGCCTCCTGCAGCACCAGCCGTTCCCGCAGCGAAATGCGCCGCCGGAACACCAGGGCGAACAGCGTGGCCATTGTCATGAAGCCCAGGCCCCCAATCTGAATCAGCACCATAATGACAACCTGTCCGAAGACGGAGAAGAACGTGCCGGTGTCATGCACGACAAGCCCTGTCACACATACGGCGGAGGTCGCCGTGAAGACCGCGTCCAGAAAGCTGATGCCCTGCCCCTGCGTATGGGACACAGGCAGCATAAGAAGAAGGGCTCCGATCATAATAATTAGAGCAAACCCGATGACGAGAATTTGCGGCGGAGACAGCTTCAGCCAGCGAAACTCGGAGATTTTGGGTATCGGTAAAGCCATTTCATCCCCCCATTCTTGTTGTACTTTCGCAATTCCAAGCCCTATCGCGATCGTATCAGATTTGGCGAGGATTTTCAGCTTTTTTCGGACGAGCGCCAAATCCCTCCTAATTATTGGCTTTGGATAGGCCAGCTATGCTATTTTTAAAGAAGCCATCTATATCGATTTAGAAATCATAAACCAAGGAGGCGTTTCATGAATCGCGTCGGACAGCCGCTTAAGCTGCGGCCTCTATCCCGAACACTCATTATCGCGGGCCTGATCGGCCTGATCCTGTTCGCCATGTTCCAGATTATCCCCTCTCTGAACCAGCCCGGAGCCGGAAATGAGCAGGCCATCACCAAATCAGACGCGTCACTCAAGGCCTCCCGGTTCGCGGAGGAGAACCTTGGATACATACCGCAGGCCAGCGACCGCTGGACAGTGACTTATACATCGGATTCTTCATTCTACGGCTACATGTCACGCAAGAACTTGCTGGATAGCTATACGAGCCGAAAGCTCGATGAACGTTATCCGTACGATACATTCCACGTTTCGCTGAACACCCAGAAGGAGACATGGGATAGGCTGACCGTGGATTTGAATATGTATACGGGCGAGCCGGTCGGTTTCTCCCGGGTTCCTGCGGGGTATCTTCATCCCACCAGCGTTACCGAGGAAGCCCTGACCGGTAAGGAAAGCGACTCGGAGTTCGCTAACGATAGTTCCGTCAACGCGCAAAAAAGGGAGGTGCTTGCTGAGCCCTGGCTGAAGCTGTGGGGAGTGGACATATCGAAGCTGGAACGGCTGCCGGCAACCGACGGATATGGCCTGATCTACGCTGACAACAGTGTCAAAGTGGGAGAAGCGTCGCTACGCTACGCCTTTAAATTCTCGAACGGGCAGGTGTCGCTGTTCCATCCCGGTTTCTGGGCGCCGCAGTGGCATACGGATTACGTAGACGACCAGGTATCGACCGCCACGCGGCTGACGCTGATCGGCTATGGCCTTCCGACCTTGGCGCTCGGCATACTGGCGCTGATCTACAGCATACTCCGGCGGAGCCATACGTCTTTTAAACGCGGCGTCTTCCTTAGTATCGTCTTTTTCTTCATTATGATGATCAGCACGTACAATTCGGTGCCGGAGACCTCATCCGAATCCTTGGAGGGGCGGGTAGCCTCGGTCGTAATGTTCATCATTTATACGCTGTACAGCCTGCTGATGGCCTCTCTGCTCTACTTCTCCCTTGTAGGCGGCAACGGCCTCTGGCGGAAGGAAGAAGGACTGAATCCGTGGCCCCGGGCCAAAGAGCCAGGCTATGGCAAATACGTGTTGGACAGCGTCTACGCCGGCTATATTTGGGCATTCGTGCTGCTCGGCGTACAGACGCTCATGTTCATCCTGCTGCAGTACACGCTCCATAACTGGTCGACGACGGATGCGTCCCAGTCACCCTATAACATGCGCTATCCATGGCTGCTTCCTATTATGGCCTGGCTGGCCGGATTGTCCGAGGAGGCAGTCTACCGGCTGTTCGGCATCCGGATGCTGAAGAAGATCGTCCGCAGCACGCTGCTTGCCAGCCTGATCACCACGATCATCTGGGCGTTCGGGCATACGCTGTACCCAATCTATCCGATCAGCTCCCGTCCAATCGAGCTGACGGTGATCGGGCTGCTGTTCAGCTATATTTTTCTGCGCTACGGCTTCATTACCGCCATGTTCAGCCATGTCGTCTTCGACAGCATCCTGATGGGAGCGACCCTGATCTTCATGCGCGAGCCGGTGAATGTCATTGCGGGCATCGTGACGCTCGTGATGCCGTTTATCGTCGGCTACATCGTCTACCGCTTCAACCCGCCGGGGCGCGAGCGCAAGCCCGAGCCTCCTCGGGATGAGCCCGGACCGGAAGCGCCGGAACCCGTGGTACAGCCTCCTTTCCCTTCATAACAACAAGACAGCCGAAGGCCAAGACTTGAAACAAAGTCCCGGTCTTCGGCTGCTTTTATCTATCGGCATCCCTGCGCTGTTTCTATCGGCAAGTCAGATTGGCCAATCGCCGGATCTCATCGCTTAGCCTTGAATTGACTGGATATACTTCTTCTAGATAATCTAAAATGCGAAGTGCCGATTCGGGAACATGATCGTATCCCTGCATCATGCTTCCGATGATTTCCGCAAAACGGGGGTATCTCTTCTCTAACCGCCTCTCATTTCCAAATGGGTCAGGATAGTAATCCACCTCTGGCTCCAGTAGATGGAGCACGGATAGAATACTGTCTATAGCGTAGCCTTGAACAAACCTCGTAGCAGACAGGCGTTCCCCCCTTGCATAACGTCCGAGCCCTACGTATAGATTGGTTAAGGCTTCGTTCAAAGGAAAGTCCAGGGAATCATTTTTTAGAGAGGGGATTGGATTTACAGGTGTGGCGATTTCCGTATTACCATACATCGGGTCCTTCCATATGATCCGGGCCCCCGTATAGGAGGCGTTCTCCAGCTCCCATTCCTCGAATACCGCATATTCCCCGTAAATTCCGTCCTCGAACAGCACCTTGTACCCGACCTCCGAATTCTTGAATGCATAGGCAAGAGGCTGTATTTCTTCGAGCCAATCCAATCGGTCGATATATCGGTTCTTCTCCCCCGGTTTCACAATAACAAAGAAATCCAAATCCGAATATTCATCCAACCGCTCTGTTTCGGTCCCAGCGGAACCAAGTCCTAATAATGCAAGGGCTCCCCCCTTGCGTTCGAGCGACTTACCGATCTCACCCAGCCGTTGCAGCAGCAATTCTGTTCTCCGCATACGAATCCTCCTCTGATTTTGAATGCAAAAAAGGGTCCAACCCACTTCTCAGCGAGGTTGAACCCGAAAGTTACATTGCCTTTATTATTAATGCAAAGTTAGCACGTTCCTAATGTTGCTGTCAATGTAAAAGCTTGCTCCCGCTTATGAGGTGGCTCACCGAATCATCATCTATAAAGTGAAAGACGAAAGCTAAATAATGGTCACAACATGATTGCGATACATTCAATCGAATTGCAGCCATGCACTTCATTACAAAGTCATCGAACAGAGAGGGCAAATTCCGGTCAAGATTTTCACGCAGCCAGTCGAATTGTTTCCTTACCATTGGTATGAAAATAAAAGATTTGGTTCATCCTCATGAGCACCATAGATATCATAATTGACAAGTACGACACGATACTAAATGTCAGAGATATTTTCGTTGTCAATCGCAACGAGATTCACTTCGTTCGTTGGTCAAGCAGCAACGAGCCCAGTTGCTTATTCTCCAATCTAGTATAGAGCAACTTCTCAGACACGACCTCCATGCGCATAGAATGAGCATCAAACTCGATTTCAGCACCTCGATAAAGACGGAAATGACGGATTATAGACCTATTCCCTACTTGCTTCCATACTGAAGGTCGTCATCAACCGTAAAGGAGCCTCAAAATTTGATGATTTTACAGCGTATGCTCGACTTAACCATATTTTAACGAGTCACTTTCGAATATGCGGACTCGACCTGCTCCATTTCGCCTAGCGACTGGAATGGCACAACGACATATATCAAGATTCGCAACGGAGTAACTATTTTGTAGCTGGAGGAAAGAGGCAGAACCAAGATCGGTAGCTATGTCAGACAATTTGCTAGCGTATGCAGTACCAATCATTAGCGGGTAGTCATAGGTTCTAATTAATTTTGCTTTAGCGTACACAAAAACCAGAGAGGTTGATCCCTACCAAGTTCCTAATAACCGCTAACAAAATTAATAATCCCAAGAAATTTCATTTAAATCAGATA includes these proteins:
- a CDS encoding potassium channel family protein, yielding MKAQQFVVIGLGRFGSSLALELMEMGYEVLGIDHNEERVEELNDRLTHAVMADATDESVMRSLGVRNLDCGIVAIGDDMERSILTAILLKELGVKMVVAKAISILHGRALERLGVDRVIFPERDMGVRVAHQLVTPHLLDYIELSKDYRIVELTVPSCMDGKSLAAINTRGKYGCSIIALNRKGEEGVIVAPTAHDYLYAGDIMVVIGSNESIDRFEEEAVDVEEAP
- the sdhA gene encoding succinate dehydrogenase flavoprotein subunit — its product is MATADIIIVGGGLAGLMATIKAAEAGVHVHLFSLVPVKRSHSVCAQGGINGAVNTKGEGDSPWVHFDDTVYGGDFLANQPPVKAMCEAAPGIIHLMDRMGVMFNRTPEGLLDFRRFGGTKHHRTAFAGATTGQQLLYALDEQVRRWEVEGFVTKRENWEFLSVVLDDEGVCRGICAQDLRSMAIETFPADAVILATGGPGIIFGKTTNSVINTGTAASAVYQQGVHYANGEFIQIHPTAIPGDDKLRLMSESARGEGGRIWTYKDGKPWYFLEEKYPAYGNLVPRDIATREIFNVCVDQGLGINGENMVYLDLSHKDPKELDVKLGGIIEIYEKFMGDDPRKIPMKIFPAVHYSMGGMWVDYNQMTNIPGLFAAGECEYQYHGANRLGANSLVSAIFGGMVSGPKAVEYIKGLKRSAQDVSSSVFDSASRAQQDKYDNLLKMTGTENAYVIHKELGEWMTANMTVVRHNPKLEATIGKIRELKERYRQINMNDTSRWNNQGAAFTRQLWNMLELAEAMTKGALLRNESRGAHYKPEFPSRNDEEFLKTTKAAWTPDGPQITYEDVDVSLIPPRVRDYSKDK
- a CDS encoding LysR family transcriptional regulator; the encoded protein is MFDDFDIFAAVVEQSSLNRASRQLNLSQPALSRKISKLEERLGVPLFNRFGKRLELTEVGRLAYTYALEQRQHRAKFLEAISKFKQGEPLSVTMGASLTTLQTTLPPLVNAYMEQYPAAELKLITGKTHEIVTSVREGRSEVGIIASATDEAGMRCVPLFEDRLRLVVAGHHPLAQLPRLEMEHLTGQPMVLFSKGSWYRRMTDDLFQRSGVQPDIRMEIDSFEAIIRLLPTIKAAALLPNSYLRPELLAGGGLASLHIRELEMTKRTTCMIYREPGDLSPAARSLIRVTEGVFQGGLPPVP
- the sdhB gene encoding succinate dehydrogenase iron-sulfur subunit; this encodes MAQSAAAPKQVRFIITRQDDQNSAPYAEEFELPYRPGMNVISALMEIQRNPVNSKGEHTVPVCWESNCLEEVCGACSMVINGKPRQACAALIDNLEQPIRVQPMATFPVVRDLVIDRSRMFTALKKVKAWIPIDGTYDLGPGPRMAEKKRQWAYELSKCMTCGVCLEACPNVNAKTDFIGPAAISQVRLFNAHPTGEMNADERLEAVMTDGGIEGCGNSQNCVRACPKGIPLTTSIAEINKQTTKHMFKRWLGV
- a CDS encoding succinate dehydrogenase cytochrome b558 subunit, with product MRGFYSRKIHSLLGVIPLAFFFIEHMLTNFSAVEGGASGFKDSVLWLNSLPLVLFLEIFLIWLPLLYHGVYGLYIAYQSKPNVNRFNLERNWRYTLQRITGVLTFIFIIWHLFETRVQVALGNVTHEELGGVMHDIVNSPGWLIFYIVGVVAACFHFANGLWSFLVSWGVTVGPRSQRVSSYICLGLFVVVTAMFLISLVTFRSSEFKTAETAFQIVRTVI
- the thrS gene encoding threonine--tRNA ligase, coding for MEINVKLPDGAVRRYPVGTTIMQVAESLGTGIRKRTVAGTVNGRTVDLSETLQSDCLLTLVMADSPEGVEITRHSTAHIMAQALKRLFGGSAVKLGIGPVISDGFYYDVELDRSLSVDELSAIEREMESIIRENLPIMRREVSREEALSIFGELKEPLKLELIADLPQDAIISLYSQGEFTDLCRGPHLPSTGRVKAFKLLSVAGAYWRGDSARPMLQRIYGTAFPDKKLLEEHLRYLEEAKKHDHRKLGKELGLFMFSEEAPGMPFYLKGGMTIRNELENFARELQFQRGYDEVRTPLMMNNRLWEQSGHWDHYKDNMYFTNVDDSKYALKPMNCPGHMLIYKNELHSYRELPIRLAEFGQVHRHELSGALGGMMRVRTFCQDDAHLFVLPEQIEAEIGRVMELIDHVYRVFGFEYTVELSTRPEDSLGSDELWNEAESALRNTLDRSGLPYRLNEGDGAFYGPKIDYHILDALKRSWQCGTIQLDFQMPEKFDLHYVGEDGRKHRPVVIHRAVYGSIDRFMGILTEHYAGAFPLWLAPVQARVLPVSDASAAYAAEVKQRLEAAGIRAEADLRPEKLGYKIREAQLLRTPYMLIVGENEQASGSVSVRTRSGGDAGISPVPELIARLQEEVAAKR